From Triticum urartu cultivar G1812 chromosome 2, Tu2.1, whole genome shotgun sequence, a single genomic window includes:
- the LOC125540805 gene encoding probable cinnamyl alcohol dehydrogenase 6 — MEVTPKHTQAVSGWAAMEPSGEVVPFAFKRRENGVDDVTIKVHYCGMCHTDLHFINNDWGITMYPLVPGHEITGVVTRVGANVSGFRPGDRVGVGCIAASCLDCDHCRRSEENYCDKVALTYNGIFWDGSVTYGGYSSMLVAHKRFLVRIPDALPLDAAAPLLCAGITVYSPMKQHGMLLGEPGRRLGVVGLGGLGHVAVKFGKAFGLKVTVISTSPAKEREARESLKADDFVLSTDERQMHAMARSLDYVIDTVSAQHSLGPILELLKVNGKLVLVAAPDKPVELPSFPLIFGKRTVSGSMTGGMKETQEMMDLCGEHGITADIELVSTDGINDALARLARNDVRYRFVVDVAGTGSRL; from the coding sequence ATGGAGGTGACCCCGAAGCACACGCAGGCGGTGAGCGGGTGGGCGGCCATGGAGCCCTCCGGCGAGGTGGTGCCCTTCGCCTTCAAGCGCCGGGAGAACGGCGTGGACGACGTCACCATCAAGGTGCACTACTGCGGCATGTGCCACACCGACCTCCACTTCATCAACAACGACTGGGGCATCACCATGTACCCCCTCGTGCCCGGCCACGAGATCACCGGCGTCGTCACCCGGGTCGGCGCCAACGTCTCCGGCTTCCGCCCCGGCGACCGCGTCGGCGTCGGATGCATCGCCGCCTCCTGCCTCGACTGCGACCACTGCCGCCGCTCCGAGGAGAACTACTGCGACAAGGTCGCGCTCACCTACAACGGCATCTTCTGGGACGGCAGCGTCACCTACGGCGGCTACTCCAGCATGCTCGTCGCCCACAAGCGCTTCCTCGTGCGCATCCCGGACGCCCTCCCGCTCGACGCCGCCGCGCCGCTGCTGTGCGCCGGGATCACCGTGTACAGCCCCATGAAGCAGCACGGGATGCTGCTGGGCGAGCCCGGGCGGCGGCTGGGCGTGGTCGGGCTGGGCGGGCTCGGCCACGTCGCCGTCAAGTTCGGCAAGGCGTTCGGGCTCAAGGTCACCGTCATCAGCACGTCGCCGGCCAAGGAGCGCGAGGCGAGGGAGAGCCTCAAGGCCGACGACTTCGTCCTGAGCACCGACGAGAGGCAGATGCACGCCATGGCTCGGAGCCTGGACTACGTGATCGACACGGTGTCGGCGCAGCACTCGCTGGGGCccatcctggagctgctcaagGTGAACGGGAAGCTGGTGCTGGTGGCGGCGCCGGACAAGCCGGTGGAGCTGCCGTCCTTCCCGCTCATCTTCGGGAAGAGGACGGTGAGCGGGAGCATGACGGGGGGCATGAAGGAGACGCAGGAGATGATGGACCTGTGCGGGGAGCACGGCATCACCGCCGACATCGAGCTCGTCTCCACCGACGGGATCAACGACGCGCTGGCCAGGCTCGCGCGCAACGACGTCCGCTACCGCTTCGTCGTCGACGTCGCCGGCACTGGCTCCAGGCTCTAG